The following are from one region of the Methanoculleus caldifontis genome:
- a CDS encoding cupin domain-containing protein, whose product MKTDRNPQDDRPEVPYWHVRTDEDGVSRQDRCRLANFSFASVSEGAAPSWIERLAGPAARVVVLVLPAGWVGEWHENPEPQWIVPLSGRWFVETMDGTRVEMGPGELSFGNDQKTRPDGQGRRGHRSGTVGDEPAVLMLVQMKGGPAPGRPCLPE is encoded by the coding sequence ATGAAGACCGATCGTAACCCGCAGGACGACAGGCCCGAAGTTCCCTACTGGCACGTCCGGACCGACGAGGACGGCGTGAGCCGGCAGGACCGCTGCCGGCTTGCTAATTTCTCGTTCGCGAGCGTATCGGAGGGCGCGGCGCCGTCGTGGATCGAGAGGCTCGCCGGCCCGGCCGCCCGGGTGGTCGTCCTCGTCCTCCCCGCGGGCTGGGTGGGCGAGTGGCACGAGAACCCGGAGCCGCAGTGGATCGTCCCTCTATCGGGCCGCTGGTTCGTCGAGACGATGGACGGCACCCGCGTGGAGATGGGGCCGGGGGAGCTCTCGTTTGGGAACGACCAGAAGACCCGGCCCGACGGGCAGGGGCGCAGGGGCCACCGGTCGGGGACGGTGGGCGACGAACCGGCGGTGCTGATGCTCGTCCAGATGAAGGGGGGACCCGCCCCCGGCCGGCCCTGCCTGCCGGAATAG
- a CDS encoding tetratricopeptide repeat protein yields MAPIRFLPACTALLLLLFLVPCCSLAADGPGARAASAVAERDWDGVLAAADEGLAAEPGNVTLLCMRGYALRKLGNYLEAAAVVSEAIALDPKPVRYSNRGYAYLAMGNYSAALADAEAALLLDPADATSWGVKAMALAGAGELAGAESAVDRGLALAPASAHLWHVRGEILLAAGNATGAAAALNRSLDLDPGYSLPWPGMPTTQDDLAAAMQAAAPTPAAPVGAVLAVAGILMASAWSLRRR; encoded by the coding sequence ATGGCTCCTATCCGTTTTCTTCCTGCCTGCACCGCTCTCCTTCTCCTCCTCTTCCTCGTCCCCTGCTGTTCTCTCGCCGCCGACGGCCCCGGCGCCCGTGCCGCGTCCGCCGTCGCGGAGAGGGACTGGGACGGCGTCCTCGCCGCGGCCGACGAAGGGCTGGCCGCCGAGCCCGGCAACGTCACTCTCCTCTGCATGCGGGGCTACGCGCTGCGCAAACTCGGGAATTACCTGGAGGCGGCGGCCGTGGTGAGCGAGGCGATCGCCCTCGACCCGAAACCCGTCCGCTACTCGAACAGGGGCTACGCCTACCTCGCGATGGGGAACTACTCCGCCGCGCTCGCCGATGCGGAGGCCGCGCTCCTCCTCGACCCCGCGGACGCCACCTCCTGGGGCGTGAAGGCGATGGCGCTCGCCGGAGCGGGCGAACTTGCCGGTGCGGAGTCGGCCGTCGACCGGGGACTCGCCCTCGCCCCGGCGAGCGCCCACCTCTGGCACGTCCGGGGCGAGATCCTCCTTGCCGCCGGGAACGCCACGGGGGCGGCCGCGGCGCTGAACCGTTCGCTCGACCTCGACCCCGGCTACAGCCTCCCCTGGCCGGGCATGCCGACCACCCAGGACGACCTGGCGGCGGCGATGCAGGCGGCCGCCCCCACCCCCGCGGCGCCGGTCGGCGCGGTGCTCGCGGTCGCCGGGATTCTTATGGCCTCGGCGTGGTCGCTCCGGCGGCGGTGA
- a CDS encoding Rid family detoxifying hydrolase, translating into MYGRTGPGQAAIGTGGSVKTPVLALAFVCGILAGFGVYAVLSPVPSDPQQTALYTADAPEPIGPYSQAVRCGSYLFMSGQIGLDLATGNLSDTVACEARQTMENLRAVLLEAGLDFSDVVQTRIYLTDLAEFSTVNAVYAEYFNEPYPAWATVQVAGLPKGARVEIEMVAKVR; encoded by the coding sequence TTGTATGGACGCACCGGGCCCGGGCAGGCGGCGATAGGTACGGGCGGCAGCGTGAAGACCCCGGTGCTGGCCCTCGCCTTCGTATGCGGCATCCTTGCAGGATTCGGCGTATACGCAGTTCTATCTCCCGTCCCGTCGGACCCGCAGCAAACCGCTCTCTACACGGCGGACGCGCCGGAGCCCATCGGGCCGTACAGCCAGGCCGTACGCTGCGGGTCCTACCTCTTCATGTCGGGACAGATCGGCCTGGACCTGGCCACCGGCAACCTCTCCGATACCGTTGCCTGCGAGGCGAGGCAGACGATGGAGAACCTGCGGGCGGTCCTCCTCGAAGCAGGTCTCGACTTTTCCGATGTCGTCCAGACCCGGATCTACTTAACGGACCTCGCGGAGTTCAGTACGGTCAACGCAGTCTACGCAGAGTACTTCAATGAGCCGTACCCCGCATGGGCGACGGTGCAGGTCGCCGGCCTCCCGAAGGGGGCAAGGGTCGA